In one Rhopalosiphum padi isolate XX-2018 chromosome 3, ASM2088224v1, whole genome shotgun sequence genomic region, the following are encoded:
- the LOC132925181 gene encoding uncharacterized protein LOC132925181 translates to MVFIPFIGGTFILVKLKNSNNGDIVKNTAQGTISFQFKNGISVDITLDGSIRVTNKTANAVAAVNASGNISAVMHPVGFMYKKDEIVHIQANDIHLGNHKMAKIRPTGIHFKAVKSPLVYLVDEAGVRTNFSENFMRMDRDITLDVLYKDCRHGAMYVNVCNDLLSDIKCTVLETGTEWKLYDVSVVQENVHGFVRVIKDGREKFEIRSSASVGTINLYSDAVDCTASHGINHHFFVKKNSSRIHYEVHNKFMVRYGGYHTGFNECDEVSFF, encoded by the exons ATGGTATTTATACCTTTCATCGGAGGCACGTTCATTTTGGTG AAATTGAAAAACAGTAATAATGGTGATATTGTTAAGAATACCGCACAGGGTACAATATCATTTCAATTCAAAAACGGGATTTCCGTAGACATTACTCTTGATGGATCGATCAGAGTGACCAATAAAACG GCGAACGCTGTGGCAGCCGTAAATGCATCCGGCAACATATCGGCCGTTATGCACCCTGTCggttttatgtacaaaaaagaCGAAATCGTACACATACAGGCGAACGACATTCACTTGGGGAATCACAA GATGGCGAAAATAAGGCCTACGGGCATCCACTTCAAGGCCGTCAAAAGCCCGCTGGTGTACTTGGTAGACGAAGCGGGTGTGAGGACGAACTTCTCGGAGAACTTTATGCGCATGGACCGAGACATCACGTTGGATGTGCTGTACAAAGACTGTCGTCACGGGGCCATGTACGTGAATGTGTGCAATGATTTGCTGTCGGACATCAAGTGCACAGTGCTCGAGACCGGTACAGAATGGAAACTGTACGACGTATCGGTCGTACAAGAGAACGTTCACGGTTTTGTCAG AGTGATCAAGGACGGGCGCGAGAAGTTCGAGATCCGGTCTTCGGCGTCCGTCGGCACGATAAATCTGTACTCGGACGCAGTGGACTGCACGGCGTCGCACGGCATCAATCACCATTTCTTCGTCAAAAAGAACAGCAGTCGCATCCACTACGAGGTGCACAACAAGTTCATGGTGCGGTACGGCGGCTATCACACCGGTTTCAACGAGTGCGACGAGGTGTCGTTTTTCTGA